The DNA window TCTCCGAGATGGCTTTTTGTTCGCGGACGTAAAGAAGAAGCCGTGACCACACTGAAGAGCATTGCTACGGCTGGGAGTAGTGGCATCCTCATGAGCTTCTCAAATTTGGAATTCGGGAAAGAGTCATGGAATGTTGACACTTATTCAGCAATCAAGATTCTCTTGAAGAAGAAGTGGGCTTGTAGAAGACTGCTGACGGTCATGGCAGTGGTATTCGGTATTGGAATGGTGTATTACGGCATGCCATTAGGCCTCGGAAACTTGTCATTCAATCTCTACTTGAGTGTCACATTTAATGCCCTGTCAGAGCTACCAGCCTCACTAGTGACATTCTTCCTCGTAGACAAGCTAAACCGAAAGGATTCGCTGCTTGTTTTCACCACTCTAAGTGGGATTTGCAGCATCCTTTCAGTTGTGACGGGCGAGACATCTGCAAATCTACAAATGGGGCTGGAGCTGGTATCTTTTTTCTGCGCATGCACAGCATTCAACATTTCATTGATATACACACTAGAGTTATTCCCTACATGTGTGAGGAATTCGGCACTATCAATGGCTAGACAATCTCTTGTCTTCGGGGGTATGTTCAGTCCGGTGCTGGTGGCGGTTGGAAGCAAGAACAGGTTTCTGTCGTATGGGATATTCGGGATGGTGATAGGGATTTGTGGGCTGTTTGTGATATGCTTGCCGGAGACAAGGGGCAGGACAATTTGTGACACCATGGATGAGGAAGAGTACAGCAGTGCAAATAATGATCTGCCTGTGTTGGGGTGAATGATCACATCTAGaactaaaatttgattttcgtGTTGGCTGGCTGGTGTAGTAAACTAGTAGTAGCTAGaatcattttgttttgaaaagataaatttgTTGGTATCTTGCATAATCAAAGTTGTATTGGTTTTGCAAGTGGCCATTAGTGAAATGATCATATTTTGTGCATTTATGCAGACAGACTTTGTAATGAAGTTTCTCTTCCTCTGAGAAGATTCCGCGTGTATAATTTCCTTCTGTTCGTCAAGCAAATAGCCGGTATGGAAATTATTTGTTTCATGTATATATGGAAATATGGAATAATGTTGCATGGAGACATGAACAAAACGTTTGGCTGCTAGTAATTATagaaattttgtcttttttgaaaaagagtaaattaagttaattaattaatacacttATATTGCCGACTTGCTTGTtttttggaacaaaaaattgcttATAGATGCTTTAAAGCTTATCTTCTCCACGGGAAGCCGCCACATGGCCATAAAAAGACACCGaaactttctcttttcttatctGTTTGCTTTAGTCATCCACTCGACCAGtaacaaaaactagaaaatatctTACGTCTGGAGTGAAGTCTTCTCATTCAAAtcacttggaaaaaaaaagaaaaaagccacCACAATGATAGCTATATTTACGgtatgttttttagttttaaaaaaaaatttaaaaattattttttcttcgtataaatatttttttgtgttttcaaattattttaatgcattgttattaaaaataatttttttaaaaataaaaaaatatatagtattttgatatattttttaatctacaattgcttataaatgatttttggtgtttgtctaactatatattttaataaatttttaaataaaaaatattttaaaataccataTGGCATGAGTGttaatgaaaggaaaataagtgGAGAATGAGGTGTCATGGGGCTTCAAGATCTAGGTCCACTAAACCTAGGCCGAtgctaatttaatttgattacatGTTTATTTGTGCATTGTTGACGGACTTTTCAAGTCCTCTGGATACGCTCTATTGAACCGTtatttagagcgtgtttgatagtgtaataataattattttttaaataattttttatgttaaaatacatgttaatatttttttatgtcaaaatacatgttaataatatttttttattttttaaaaattattttggatatcagcacatcaaaacgatccaaaaagtataaaccgcactcaattttagcaaaaaaaaaaaattaaaatttaatgaaacgcaggtacaaacacaatgccaaatGATGTCTTAATCTTCCACGGGCTTGCTCCGAAGTCTGAAACTAATATGTCATGGAACTGGGGCCGGGGTATGTGGGCTTGCGCATTCACATTTAACCCTCCGCGGATTAAAGGGGTTtttgaaagaataataataattctttttttaaatattttatatttataaataaattaaagtaatatattttattttttatttttgatattaaaatgattcaaaaaaaaatattatttaaaattatagtaatttttaaatacaataaaagaaaataataaacatcTAAATTGGaatcctttcttttccttttcatttgccGCTATATTATCTTATTACACGAGGATACCTTAAAATCAGCCTGAAATGTTATCAAGAATAAACGAAAAGCAATTGTTATAACAAGTTACTCGaaaattttatatacaaattatGAAAGagacgggaaaaaaaaatttgccatACAATATAGATATGTgaagttaaatatttataaattaattttatattctttggGTATGctaataaaatgtaaaaaaatatatatatatccaaattTCAGGTTGACACGATGAATTACTTGGACCTAACTAAATGAATTACAAGCTtagtttttatagtttgaaACCCAGTTAGAACCCCGAGTCTTCCATGTCCCAGAGATAGCCAGGTTTTATAATTAAGATATCAAGTACGTAGTGATGGAATATTTCTTTGATTACTATGTACAGATTCTAAGAACCCTTCCTCTTGTCTTTTATGTTCCAGACCTGATCAGTAAATTCAGCTGCCACAATCATTATTTGCTGAGCAGTGGGACAGTGTGATTCATTAATTAACTTTCATGCAttactttttagaattttttatattaatatgtcaaaattattggaaaataactaaaaaaattaatttaatatttttttatatataaataatttaaaaaataacaccagATGAAGCCTAAACACTTGACCACGGTGAATTAATTGTTAGTCGTTCCGATAATTTATCGCTCCTAGAAAAATGACTTTTATTAGTGGTACTTGAAAGAATCCAAAGTAAAAATCGAATTCGATTTCTctaaaaatactatatattgagaaaaatatttcaagaaaaactAAGATAGTAGCTGAtgatttctttataaaaaacagtgaatgaagaaacaaaaaatgagtCCTGCCTCTGTGCAAATCTCCCTCCCACTCCTTCATTTACCATTGAATGCTGATCTTACATGCATGCACTGTTCATCATTTTCGATAAAATCTCTCAACTCTTTTCAAACGTTTAATTCTAAAAGTTAAGAACTAGAATGatatgtgtgtttgtgtgtgattGTTGCACGCCGCACTGGCTCCATTAATGCCCGATATTTGATTTAGTCTTGAAGATCGAAACCTTGTACAAGTCGTAAAAGCAAACCAGTCAAGTCATCGAAGACTAACGTGCTTAGCTTTCTTTAAAGTATGGAGGAGGTTCATCTTTCAAGTGGAATCTGCTTTGCCCACAGCTACACTTCATTTGCAGAGCTTTATTGAGCTCAAGGGTTGAAAAACTgttatttttgcctataaacTACTACACAGCCTATTCGTCAGCACTCCATCGACAATATATTCCTGGATTTAATACTATTTTTCTGTCTGGTTAAACAGTAGATAAGTTGCCTTCAAGGTTCTAGACCTCAGTTCATGCACATCGTTGTTCCGTTTATTTCATCAATCAACTGCGAAAGCAAaggattttatatattaaagcaGAGAGGAGTGATGGCTAAGTAAGAAAACCATAAATTAAACAGCATTCTTGCTGGTGTTATTTGCTTGGAAAAATTACTAATCATTGTTACA is part of the Populus alba chromosome 10, ASM523922v2, whole genome shotgun sequence genome and encodes:
- the LOC118043100 gene encoding organic cation/carnitine transporter 3, with amino-acid sequence MADSTPLLLSRPDSSNESKQPPSLDETIERCIGEFGLAQLLQAILVSFAWVFDAQQTFISVFTDAEPKWHCTSDSCTSVSDICHLPQNSWAWDSPNDTSIISEWGLQCASSVIKGLPASSFFMGCLIGGLLLATLADSLLGRKNLLFLSCLMMSFSGLFTIFSNNIWIYSALKFVNGVGRATIGTCALVLSTELVGKRWRSQVGVIGFFCFTLGFLTLPAFAYINRGSSWRTLYLWTSVPTIFYSILVHFFVRESPRWLFVRGRKEEAVTTLKSIATAGSSGILMSFSNLEFGKESWNVDTYSAIKILLKKKWACRRLLTVMAVVFGIGMVYYGMPLGLGNLSFNLYLSVTFNALSELPASLVTFFLVDKLNRKDSLLVFTTLSGICSILSVVTGETSANLQMGLELVSFFCACTAFNISLIYTLELFPTCVRNSALSMARQSLVFGGMFSPVLVAVGSKNRFLSYGIFGMVIGICGLFVICLPETRGRTICDTMDEEEYSSANNDLPVLG